The bacterium DNA window TCGTGGATGGAAATGGTAAAGAAGAGCTTTGGTTGGATTCTGCTGGCGGGTGCGCTTTATATGCTTCGCCTCACGCTGCCGCCGATGATTTATCTCGGTTCATGGGCCGCGCTGTTGATCACCTTCTCGGTTTTCACGGGAGCGTTTGACGCGTTGACTGATGAAGCCACCGCCAAACAACGATTGGGCAAGGCGTTTACACTGATGGTTTTTGTGTTGGGTGGAATCCTTCTGTTCAAGGCGGTCAATCCTAACGGCGGAACCGCGGCCACGGCCGAGCTGAGCGAGCTCGAGTGGAGAGTGAACGAGGAAGAACAGGCTTTGGCCGAGGCCGAGGCGAGTGGCAAGCCCGTGCTGATTGACGTTTATGCGGACTGGTGCGTGGCCTGTGTGGAACTTGACGAAAAGACATGGGTTGTTCCGTCGGTACAGGAGCGGGTGGATGAGTTTGTGCGCTTGAAGCTCGACTTCACCAAGGAGACACCGTGGGTGACGGAGATGAAGAAGAAGTACAGAATCACCGGCATGCCGACGGTGATTCTGCGGAATGATGGCCAGGAAGTGACGCGCTTCACGGGATTCAAACCGGCCGATGATTTTATTGCCTTGCTGGATCAATACAACTTGTAACGATAACGCCGACTCAAAGGAGCGAACGTGGCGGAATTGCTGACGGTTACTGACTCGAATTTTGAAGAGAAGATTTTACGCGCGGACCGTTTGGCCGTGCTGGATTTCGGCGCGGAGTGGTGTGCGCCGTGCAAGAAGGTGCATGCGATGCTGAAGGAGCTTGCGTCCGATTGGACGGACCGGGCCGTAATCGGCGAGATTGATATCGCCGCCAACCCTGAAGTGCCGCGCAAGTACGGCGTGCTGAATATTCCGCAGGTGCTCTTTTTCAAGAACGGGCAGCTTGTCGAAACGGTTACGGGCGTGCTGCCCAAGGCGAAGCTCGAAGAGAAGTTTCGCAATCACGCGCAATAGGCGCAATTCCATTCAAACTGAACAGGGCCGCTCATTCGAGCGGCCCTGTTGCGTCTGCATACTGGTCTGAAGTTATTTCTTTTTCGCCGCGGTCTTCTTCGGGGCGGCGGGCACGGCGGATTTCTTGGCGGCAGCTTTTGCGACCGGCTTTTCCGCCGGGGCTGTATTGGCGACGTTGTCAACGGCTCCGCTCAGTTCGGCAATTTCGCTCTTGAGCGTCGCGATCTTCTTTTCCAGCCGGTCATGCAGTTTGTCCACTTCGCGATTCATGGCATCGGTGTGCCCGGCCTTGAGCAGCGCGCCGAGTTTCCATTTCCCGGACGACGCCTGCATCTCCTTCTCAGCCATCAAGAGCTTCAGCTTGAGGGCGCGCAATTTCTTCTCGACGGACTCATCCATCGCAATTCTCCGGTAGTTTAGGTGCTACTCGATCGTAAAATAATGTAAGGGCCGCGCGGCGGGAACGGCGGGCGCAATGTCGAAGGCGCGGGCAATTCGCGATTGTGCTGAGGAGGCCTCAACTGAGCGGCTCCACTGCAACGTTGCCAGCACTTCGCCGCGTGTGACCTTGTCCCCGCGATGCTTCGCAAATAGCACTCCCGCGCTCGGGTCAACGGCATCGGCGGCCGATTTGCGTCCTGCTCCCAATTCAACGAGCGCCAATCCGACTTCACGCGGGTGAACTTCGTTGATGAAGCCGTCTTGCTCGGCGCGGATCTCGAATAAGTTCTTGCAGGGATTCGCCTGTTCCCATTCGCGCCAGATCGCGGGATCTGCTCCCTGTGCTTCGGCGATGCGCCGAAAGCGGTCGTAGCCGCGTCCGGTCTCCAGGACTCGCGTGAACGCGGTCATGCCGGCGGCATGCGACGCCGACAAGCCACCCAGCCAGAGCATCGCGCCGCCGAGTAGTGTGCAGAGTTCGAGCAGGCGGCGTTCGCCGCGTCCGGTGCGCAAGACATCGAGGCACTCGCTCACTTCCAGCGCATTTCCGGCGGTCGCGCCGAGCGGCTGGTGCATGTCCGTTCCGAAGACGACCGTACGGACGCCGTATTCGCGCGACCAATTCACGATGCGTTGGCCTAATTCCCGCGCTTCCGAATCTGATCGCAGAAAACCACCCGGCCCGAGCTTGACGTCCATTGCCAACGCGTCCGTGCCTTCGGCGATTTTTTTCGACAAGATGCTCGCGGCAATGAGCGGTGGAATCGCGACGGTTGCAGTGACGTCGCGAAGTGCATAGAGCCGTTTATCGGCGGGCACAAGCTCCGACGTCTGCGCTCCGAATGCACAGCCATGTTCACGCAAAACTCGGGCGAATTCGTCCCGGGCCAACGTTACTCGCAGGCCGCGGATGCTCTCCAGCTTGTCCAGAGTACCGCCCGTGTGCCCGAGGGCGCGGCCGGAGATCATTGGGACGCATAGACCCGCTTCGGCAACGACCGGCGCGATGATCAGTGAAGTTTTATCACCGACACCGCCCGTGGAGTGCTTATCCACTTTCGGCGCGGGGATGTCGGCAAACGACCAGCGCTCGCCCGAACGAATCATGGCATCGAGAAACCGCAGCCCTTCGCGTTCCGAAAAACCCTGGAAGTAACCTGCCATCAGCAGCGCGGACATCTGGTAGTCCGGCACTTCGCCTACGGCGAACTGGCGGATAAGGCTGTCAATCTCTGCATCAGTCAGTTCACCGCCCGCCTGCTTGCGCGCTATAAGCTCAACGACCTGCACAGATTTTCCTACCGTGCGGGCAAGACTGCGCCGTCGGGAATGATCGCGTCCTTTTCGACGATCACGATGCCGTCGCGTACCGCATACCCTTCACCGTCATGGTCGGGTACGTTGACGGGCGGATCAATTTTCACTCCGTAACCGATTCGCGCATTTTTGTCAATGATGGCTTTGCGGATCAGCGTATCGCCGCCGATCCCCACGTCTGGTCGGCCTACTTCGCGATTGAATGCCAGCGAATCCACCGTTTCATAATAGTCCGCGCCGCAGACGACGGAATCAATGATCTTCACGCCGGCCTTCGTGATCGAACGGGTGCCGACGATGGAGTGTTCAATAGCGCCATGTTCAATCCGGCTGCCCGCGCAAATCAGGGCGCGCTTCATGAAGACTTCGCGCATACTTGCGCCCGGCAGAAAGCGTGGACGGGTGAACAGGCGTTGGTTCGCGTCGTATAGACCAAAGGCCGGTTGCGGATCGGTCAGCGCGAGATTCGCGTTGTAGTACGAATCAATGGTTCCGATGTCCTCCCAATAGCCGCTGAACGGGTAGGCGAACACGCGATGCGAGTGAATCGCCGACGGAATCACGTGTTTGCCGAAGTCCGACCCGGATTCCGGCGCGAGCAGATTCTCCATGGCCTCCCAACTCATCACATATACGCCCATTGAGGCCATCACGACCGGACCATCCATATCGAAGTCGGCGGAGCGGAACATCTCGCCAGACAGCTCCCAACCCTTGATCTCATCGAGGGATTGCGGTTTTTCGCGGAATTCAACGATGCGGCCTTCGGCGTTCACCTGCATGATGCCAAAGCGATTGGCGTCCGCGAGCCGCACGGGATATGTGGCGATGGTAATGTCGGCGCGCGAGCGTCGGTGCAGCGCGATCATTCCGCGGTAGTCCATCCAGTATATGTGATCGCCTGAGAGAATCAAGACATCATCCGGTTCGGATGGTTTGACATGCCGC harbors:
- a CDS encoding thymidine phosphorylase, giving the protein MQVVELIARKQAGGELTDAEIDSLIRQFAVGEVPDYQMSALLMAGYFQGFSEREGLRFLDAMIRSGERWSFADIPAPKVDKHSTGGVGDKTSLIIAPVVAEAGLCVPMISGRALGHTGGTLDKLESIRGLRVTLARDEFARVLREHGCAFGAQTSELVPADKRLYALRDVTATVAIPPLIAASILSKKIAEGTDALAMDVKLGPGGFLRSDSEARELGQRIVNWSREYGVRTVVFGTDMHQPLGATAGNALEVSECLDVLRTGRGERRLLELCTLLGGAMLWLGGLSASHAAGMTAFTRVLETGRGYDRFRRIAEAQGADPAIWREWEQANPCKNLFEIRAEQDGFINEVHPREVGLALVELGAGRKSAADAVDPSAGVLFAKHRGDKVTRGEVLATLQWSRSVEASSAQSRIARAFDIAPAVPAARPLHYFTIE
- a CDS encoding glucose-1-phosphate adenylyltransferase; amino-acid sequence: MDKVAAIILGGGRGTRLYPLTKPRSKPAVPFGGMYRLIDIPVSNCLYSDLSRIYVVTQFNSASLNRHVSMTYAFDAFRNGFVTVLAAEQTLDTSDWLQGTADAVRKNLRHVKPSEPDDVLILSGDHIYWMDYRGMIALHRRSRADITIATYPVRLADANRFGIMQVNAEGRIVEFREKPQSLDEIKGWELSGEMFRSADFDMDGPVVMASMGVYVMSWEAMENLLAPESGSDFGKHVIPSAIHSHRVFAYPFSGYWEDIGTIDSYYNANLALTDPQPAFGLYDANQRLFTRPRFLPGASMREVFMKRALICAGSRIEHGAIEHSIVGTRSITKAGVKIIDSVVCGADYYETVDSLAFNREVGRPDVGIGGDTLIRKAIIDKNARIGYGVKIDPPVNVPDHDGEGYAVRDGIVIVEKDAIIPDGAVLPAR
- a CDS encoding thioredoxin fold domain-containing protein, with the protein product MAELLTVTDSNFEEKILRADRLAVLDFGAEWCAPCKKVHAMLKELASDWTDRAVIGEIDIAANPEVPRKYGVLNIPQVLFFKNGQLVETVTGVLPKAKLEEKFRNHAQ